One stretch of Alphaproteobacteria bacterium DNA includes these proteins:
- a CDS encoding undecaprenyl-diphosphate phosphatase, which produces MNDAWLALLLGIIEGLTEFLPVSSTGHLILVGDILGFHFPGKTFEIVIQLGAVLAVCVAYWKRLWGALTGCMAGDAPSRHFVTYILAAFLPAMVIGAMAYKYIRQLLDSPVTVAVALILGGIAILLIEKRVKHARVHAIEDFGLPMALKIGLFQCVSMIPGVSRSGATIMGALLMGVERKTAAEFSFFLAVPTMTAATAYKIYKDWPLLSFENAGLIAIGFVSAFVVALLVVKAAVNFVGRHGFAPFAWYRIGFGLLMLVLLEANAG; this is translated from the coding sequence ATGAACGACGCATGGCTGGCCCTGCTCTTGGGCATCATCGAAGGACTGACCGAATTCCTGCCCGTTTCCTCGACCGGCCACTTAATTCTGGTGGGCGACATTCTGGGCTTTCACTTTCCCGGTAAGACGTTCGAGATCGTCATCCAACTGGGCGCCGTTCTGGCGGTGTGCGTGGCCTATTGGAAAAGGCTGTGGGGCGCGCTGACCGGTTGCATGGCGGGCGACGCCCCTTCGCGCCATTTCGTTACCTATATTCTGGCAGCCTTCCTGCCCGCCATGGTCATCGGCGCGATGGCCTATAAATACATCCGCCAACTGCTGGACAGCCCGGTCACGGTGGCGGTGGCGCTGATCCTGGGCGGCATCGCCATTTTGCTGATCGAGAAGCGCGTCAAACACGCCAGGGTCCATGCCATCGAGGATTTCGGCCTGCCGATGGCCTTGAAGATCGGCCTGTTCCAATGCGTGTCGATGATCCCCGGCGTTTCGCGCTCGGGTGCGACCATCATGGGGGCGTTGCTGATGGGAGTAGAGCGCAAGACGGCTGCCGAATTCTCGTTCTTCCTGGCCGTGCCCACCATGACGGCGGCCACCGCCTATAAGATCTACAAGGATTGGCCGCTGCTGTCGTTCGAGAATGCCGGCCTGATCGCCATCGGATTCGTATCCGCCTTCGTGGTGGCGTTGCTGGTGGTGAAAGCCGCCGTCAATTTCGTGGGCAGACACGGCTTCGCGCCGTTTGCTTGGTATCGCATCGGTTTCGGGCTGTTGATGCTGGTGTTGTTAGAGGCGAATGCCGGTTAG
- a CDS encoding type II toxin-antitoxin system VapC family toxin, with the protein MLYFDTSILTPLVKTEASSGKVMNLMAELAGNRLCTSHWTLVELASALAREVRMKATSPKLAQKSLQDFEVILDASFEIFAPDASDFTRAKDYVARFETGLRGGDALHLAVAARHKVKAIYSLDKTFVKAGKKLGLPALTGIRL; encoded by the coding sequence ATGCTCTATTTTGATACCAGCATTCTGACCCCGCTGGTAAAAACGGAAGCCTCCAGCGGCAAGGTTATGAATCTTATGGCTGAACTGGCAGGCAACCGGCTATGCACCAGTCATTGGACATTGGTCGAATTGGCTTCTGCCTTGGCGCGCGAAGTTCGTATGAAAGCGACAAGCCCTAAGTTGGCGCAGAAGTCATTGCAGGATTTCGAAGTGATTCTTGATGCGTCATTCGAAATATTCGCACCCGATGCCTCCGATTTCACTCGCGCCAAGGATTATGTGGCGCGTTTCGAGACAGGCTTAAGGGGCGGCGATGCTTTGCATCTGGCGGTAGCCGCCCGGCATAAGGTGAAGGCCATTTACAGCCTGGACAAAACCTTCGTCAAAGCAGGCAAGAAACTTGGCCTGCCCGCCCTAACCGGCATTCGCCTCTAA
- a CDS encoding type II toxin-antitoxin system Phd/YefM family antitoxin translates to MATVTLVEAKAHLSELLDRVESGEEVMITRHGKPSAKLVAPAHKKLKPIDFKKLAELRASQPPWSTPSVEIIRQLRDEKY, encoded by the coding sequence ATGGCGACCGTCACCCTGGTTGAAGCTAAGGCGCATTTGAGCGAATTGCTGGACCGTGTCGAGTCCGGCGAAGAGGTGATGATTACTCGCCATGGCAAGCCCAGCGCCAAGCTGGTGGCGCCTGCACACAAGAAATTGAAACCTATCGATTTCAAAAAGCTGGCTGAGTTGCGGGCCAGCCAGCCGCCCTGGTCCACGCCTAGCGTCGAAATTATCCGCCAACTTCGCGACGAAAAATACTGA
- a CDS encoding acylphosphatase, with the protein MKSVHVRISGRVQGVWYRGWTVEQANRLGLKGWVRNRADGTVEAVFQGHDAGVETMLKLCREGPPAARVGGITVEPSAPKDFDGFQQQPTA; encoded by the coding sequence CTGAAATCCGTGCATGTGCGGATTTCAGGACGCGTGCAGGGCGTCTGGTATCGCGGTTGGACGGTCGAGCAGGCCAATCGTCTGGGCTTGAAGGGCTGGGTGCGCAATCGCGCCGACGGCACGGTGGAAGCGGTGTTCCAGGGCCATGACGCTGGCGTCGAGACCATGCTGAAACTGTGCCGCGAAGGCCCGCCCGCCGCTCGCGTCGGCGGCATCACCGTCGAACCTTCCGCCCCTAAGGACTTCGACGGATTCCAGCAGCAGCCGACGGCGTAG
- the accC gene encoding acetyl-CoA carboxylase biotin carboxylase subunit, with product MFDKILIANRGEIACRVIKSCKKLGIKSVAVYSDADKDALHVAMADEAVHIGPPQSAQSYLLIDKIVDACKKTGAKAVHPGYGFLSEKQEFQAALAKAGIAFIGPGAKAIYAMGDKIESKKLAKAAGVNTVPGYLGVIKDADEAVKIAKGIGYPVMVKASAGGGGKGMRVAWNDAECREGFRSATAEAKSSFADDRVFIEKFIEEPRHIEIQILADSHGNTLYLAERECSIQRRHQKVIEEAPSPFLDAKTRKSMGEQAVALAKAVDYVSAGTVEFIVDAKRNFYFLEMNTRLQVEHPVTEKITGIDLVEWMIRVAAGEKLPMKQADIKINGWAIESRVYAEDPFRNFLPSTGRLIRYNPPEESESVRVDTGVYEGGEISMFYDPMIAKLITYGKNRTEAIAFMREALDRFFIRGVSHNIPFLASLMSQQRFVEGRLTTNFIAEEYKNGFNAADLPPEDPAILACVAAAVHFANAERNARISGQMPGHEMKVGNDWVVKLDDLTYPVVVSSADAGWTVILKGKKQIVRSDSWQIGNPLFEGSVNGKPVSVQIDRKSIGWRMFHAGAQVDVMVYTAWQAELAALMPKKAPPDMSKYLLSPMPGLLVSLAVAGGQEVKAGEELAVVEAMKMMNVLKAERDGVVKKIHSQAGSSLAVDQIIVEFA from the coding sequence CTGTTCGACAAGATCCTGATCGCCAACAGAGGCGAGATCGCTTGCCGCGTCATCAAAAGCTGCAAGAAGCTGGGCATCAAAAGCGTCGCCGTCTATTCCGACGCCGACAAGGACGCGCTGCATGTGGCGATGGCCGACGAGGCAGTGCATATCGGCCCGCCCCAATCGGCGCAAAGCTATCTGTTGATCGACAAAATCGTCGATGCTTGCAAGAAAACGGGCGCTAAGGCCGTGCATCCGGGCTACGGATTCTTGTCGGAGAAGCAGGAATTTCAGGCGGCGCTCGCCAAGGCGGGCATCGCCTTCATCGGCCCGGGGGCGAAAGCCATCTACGCCATGGGCGACAAGATCGAATCGAAGAAGCTGGCCAAAGCCGCTGGCGTCAACACCGTGCCCGGCTATCTGGGCGTGATCAAGGACGCCGACGAGGCTGTGAAGATCGCCAAAGGCATCGGCTATCCGGTGATGGTGAAGGCTTCGGCGGGCGGCGGCGGCAAGGGCATGCGCGTCGCCTGGAACGACGCCGAGTGCCGCGAAGGATTCCGTTCGGCCACGGCGGAAGCCAAATCCAGCTTCGCCGACGACCGCGTTTTCATCGAGAAATTCATCGAGGAGCCGCGCCATATCGAAATCCAGATTCTGGCCGACAGCCATGGCAACACGCTGTATCTGGCCGAGCGCGAATGTTCGATCCAGCGCCGTCATCAGAAGGTGATCGAGGAAGCGCCGTCGCCCTTCCTGGACGCCAAGACCCGCAAATCGATGGGCGAGCAGGCGGTGGCTTTGGCCAAGGCGGTCGATTACGTCTCGGCCGGTACGGTGGAGTTCATCGTCGACGCCAAGCGCAATTTCTATTTCCTGGAAATGAACACCCGCCTGCAGGTCGAGCATCCGGTGACCGAGAAGATCACCGGCATCGATCTGGTGGAGTGGATGATCCGCGTGGCGGCGGGCGAGAAACTGCCCATGAAGCAGGCCGACATCAAGATCAACGGCTGGGCTATCGAATCGCGCGTCTATGCCGAAGACCCGTTTCGCAATTTCCTGCCCTCGACGGGGCGCTTGATCCGCTACAACCCGCCCGAGGAATCGGAATCGGTGCGCGTCGATACCGGCGTGTACGAGGGCGGCGAGATCAGCATGTTCTACGATCCGATGATCGCCAAGCTGATCACCTATGGCAAAAACAGGACCGAGGCCATCGCCTTCATGCGAGAAGCCCTGGATCGCTTCTTTATCCGCGGCGTTTCGCACAACATTCCCTTTCTGGCCTCGCTGATGAGCCAGCAGCGTTTCGTGGAAGGCCGCTTGACCACCAACTTCATCGCCGAGGAGTACAAGAACGGATTCAACGCAGCCGACCTGCCGCCCGAAGATCCGGCGATTCTGGCTTGCGTGGCGGCGGCGGTGCATTTCGCCAATGCCGAACGCAACGCCCGCATTTCCGGCCAGATGCCCGGCCATGAGATGAAGGTGGGCAATGATTGGGTGGTTAAGCTGGACGACCTGACTTATCCGGTTGTGGTTTCATCCGCCGATGCGGGTTGGACCGTGATCCTGAAGGGCAAGAAGCAGATCGTTCGTTCCGATTCCTGGCAGATCGGCAATCCTTTGTTCGAAGGATCGGTGAACGGCAAGCCCGTGTCGGTGCAGATTGATCGCAAAAGCATTGGCTGGCGCATGTTCCATGCGGGCGCTCAGGTCGATGTGATGGTTTATACGGCTTGGCAGGCCGAACTGGCGGCCCTGATGCCCAAGAAGGCGCCGCCCGACATGTCGAAATATCTGCTCTCGCCGATGCCGGGGCTTCTGGTGTCGCTGGCCGTGGCTGGCGGACAGGAAGTGAAGGCGGGCGAGGAACTGGCCGTCGTCGAGGCCATGAAGATGATGAATGTGTTGAAGGCCGAGCGTGACGGCGTGGTCAAGAAAATCCACAGCCAGGCGGGGTCCAGTCTGGCCGTCGATCAGATCATCGTCGAGTTTGCCTGA
- a CDS encoding acyl-CoA carboxylase subunit beta, translating to MHEIIQQLEEKRERARKGGGERRIAAQHNKGKLTARERIELLLDPGSFEEWDMFVEHRCHDFGMDKETIPGDGVVTGYGTVNGRLVFVFSQDFTVFGGSLSEAHAEKICKIMDHAMKVGAPVIGMNDSGGARIQEGVASLAGYAEVFQRNVLASGVVPQISVIMGPCAGGAVYSPAMTDFIMMVKDSSYMFVTGPDVVKTVTHETVTAEELGGAATHSSKSGVADLAFENDVEALLQVRRLVDFLPPSNREKPPVRPTADSSDRLEMSLDTLIPDNPNKPYDMKELILKIVDEGDFFEVQPDYARNIVVGFGRMEGTTVGIIANQPMVLAGCLDIDSSRKSARFVRFCDAFNIPILTLVDVPGFMPGTAQEYGGIIKHGAKLLYAYAEATVPKITLITRKAYGGAYDVMSSKHLRGDVNFAWPTAEIAVMGPKGAVEIIFRSDIGDAKKIAERTEEYRQKFANPFIAGHRGFIDDVIMPHATRKRICRSLAMLREKKLSNPWKKHGNIPL from the coding sequence ATGCACGAGATCATCCAGCAATTGGAAGAAAAACGCGAACGCGCCCGCAAGGGCGGCGGCGAACGGCGCATCGCCGCCCAGCACAACAAGGGCAAGCTGACGGCGCGAGAACGCATCGAACTGCTTCTCGATCCCGGTTCGTTCGAGGAATGGGACATGTTCGTCGAGCACCGCTGCCACGATTTCGGCATGGACAAGGAAACCATCCCCGGCGACGGTGTGGTGACCGGCTATGGCACGGTCAATGGCCGACTTGTTTTCGTGTTCAGCCAGGACTTCACGGTTTTCGGCGGCTCGCTGTCCGAGGCCCATGCCGAGAAGATCTGCAAGATCATGGATCACGCCATGAAGGTGGGCGCGCCCGTGATCGGCATGAACGATTCGGGCGGCGCTCGCATTCAAGAGGGCGTGGCGTCGCTGGCCGGTTACGCCGAAGTGTTCCAGCGCAACGTGCTGGCTTCGGGCGTGGTGCCGCAGATTTCCGTGATCATGGGGCCTTGCGCCGGCGGCGCCGTCTATTCGCCCGCCATGACCGACTTCATCATGATGGTGAAGGATTCGTCCTACATGTTCGTGACCGGTCCCGACGTGGTCAAAACGGTCACGCACGAGACCGTGACCGCCGAGGAACTGGGCGGCGCCGCCACGCATTCGTCCAAGTCGGGCGTTGCCGATCTGGCGTTTGAGAACGATGTGGAAGCGCTGCTGCAGGTGCGCAGGCTGGTCGATTTCCTGCCGCCGTCGAATCGCGAAAAGCCTCCGGTGCGCCCCACCGCCGACAGTTCCGACCGTCTGGAAATGAGCCTGGATACGCTGATACCTGACAATCCCAACAAGCCCTACGACATGAAGGAACTGATCTTGAAGATCGTCGACGAGGGCGACTTCTTCGAGGTGCAGCCCGACTACGCCAGGAATATCGTGGTCGGTTTCGGGCGCATGGAGGGGACTACCGTCGGCATCATCGCCAATCAGCCGATGGTGCTTGCCGGGTGTTTGGATATCGACAGCAGCAGAAAATCAGCGCGTTTCGTGCGTTTCTGCGACGCCTTCAACATTCCCATCCTGACCCTGGTCGACGTGCCGGGATTCATGCCCGGCACGGCGCAGGAATATGGCGGCATCATCAAGCACGGCGCCAAGCTGCTGTACGCCTATGCCGAGGCCACGGTGCCCAAGATCACGCTGATCACCAGAAAGGCCTATGGCGGCGCCTATGACGTCATGAGTTCCAAGCATTTGCGCGGCGACGTCAATTTCGCCTGGCCGACCGCCGAGATCGCCGTCATGGGACCCAAGGGCGCGGTGGAGATCATCTTCCGCTCGGACATCGGCGATGCCAAGAAGATCGCCGAGCGCACCGAAGAATACCGCCAGAAATTCGCAAATCCGTTCATTGCGGGGCACAGGGGCTTCATCGACGACGTCATCATGCCGCACGCGACCAGGAAGCGCATTTGCCGTTCGCTGGCCATGCTGCGCGAGAAGAAGCTAAGCAATCCGTGGAAGAAACACGGCAATATCCCGCTGTAA
- a CDS encoding cupin domain-containing protein, giving the protein MDAQEVVRLLGLKPHPAEGGWFVETWRGADQLPASALPARYGNARSVGTAIYYLLTAQSISALHRLKSDEIFHFYLGDPVEMLQLFPGGGSRILHLGQDIAAGQQPQALVPAGAWQGSRLLPNGSFALLGCTVAPGFDFQDYEHALDKAALLKEWPDQAERIEALIRPPASA; this is encoded by the coding sequence ATCGACGCCCAGGAGGTTGTCCGCCTTCTGGGGCTGAAGCCGCACCCGGCGGAAGGGGGATGGTTCGTTGAAACTTGGCGGGGGGCCGATCAGCTTCCCGCATCCGCCCTTCCCGCCCGTTACGGCAATGCCCGCTCCGTCGGCACCGCCATCTACTATCTGCTGACCGCCCAGTCGATCTCGGCCCTCCATCGCCTGAAGAGCGACGAGATCTTCCATTTTTATCTTGGCGATCCAGTTGAAATGCTTCAACTATTCCCAGGTGGCGGCTCTCGCATCCTTCATCTGGGCCAAGACATCGCAGCCGGGCAACAGCCGCAAGCGCTTGTTCCCGCCGGGGCTTGGCAAGGGTCGCGACTACTTCCAAACGGCTCTTTCGCCCTTCTGGGCTGCACGGTCGCCCCTGGCTTCGATTTCCAAGATTACGAGCATGCTCTGGACAAGGCGGCCTTGCTGAAGGAATGGCCGGACCAAGCCGAGCGGATCGAAGCCCTGATCCGCCCCCCCGCCAGCGCTTAG
- a CDS encoding LysR family transcriptional regulator — protein sequence MTGLLKIRIKLCSFAALGPGKVDLLAAIGRLGSITAAAKDQGMSYRRAWLLVDEMNRAFKDPVVTASFGGAKGGGASLTQTGLTVIDIYRRVETKAEAAIEAELETLERLVSETPRPLKPEGCTMGRNRKSS from the coding sequence ATGACCGGCCTTCTGAAAATCCGCATCAAGCTCTGTTCCTTTGCCGCCCTGGGGCCAGGCAAGGTGGACCTACTGGCCGCCATCGGGCGTTTGGGATCGATTACGGCGGCTGCCAAGGACCAGGGCATGTCCTATCGCCGGGCATGGCTGCTGGTTGATGAAATGAACCGGGCTTTCAAGGACCCCGTGGTGACGGCCAGTTTTGGCGGCGCCAAAGGGGGCGGAGCCAGCCTGACCCAGACCGGGCTGACCGTGATCGACATTTACCGCCGGGTCGAAACCAAAGCTGAAGCCGCCATTGAGGCAGAACTGGAAACCCTTGAACGTTTGGTGTCCGAGACTCCGCGCCCCCTCAAGCCAGAGGGTTGCACAATGGGACGGAATAGGAAGTCGAGCTGA
- a CDS encoding methyl-accepting chemotaxis protein, which yields MTVKLKVLLIMAAILLASIASSSFVVSRLIAQKPVLLAMEQDVAKVSNFGVPLLDSIREAKSDVQSMRNGFLNAALTGEAESYERAQEFGAKFEQTAEAALNFSNELGLTEISKGLEELMGELPHMIPLGQEMAETFRGNKVRGGELLEQFSQGSEGIILKLDELASQIQVETFDRMSDLANSSDDMKKMGDQLILTMLLAGGIALLIAGSGGAYLYLMIGRLLHYVEKDIDGVMAKAPAESLHLKPERKDEFGKIAHALRIFLDKLSEMDRLQVEQREVERRAEEKRVKDMLTMADKLERDVGKVIGSVASAASEMQSTAENMSSVAKDTTHRANDVAQSSERASANVQAVASAAEELSASINAIGHQVEQSSHISQNAVQEAERADTLIQGLAEAANRIGEVVSLINDIASQTNLLALNATIEAARAGEAGKGFAVVANEVKNLANQTAKATEDITQQISSVQSATNDTVDAIRSIAKTITQINDIAASITNSVEQQGAATGEIAHNAQLAAMGARDVSEHIVEVSQGAESTGTSSESVLSASSELAKNAERLRGQVDDFLLHIRKGSAA from the coding sequence ATGACTGTTAAGCTGAAGGTGCTGCTGATCATGGCGGCTATCCTCTTGGCGTCGATCGCGTCGTCTAGTTTTGTCGTTTCCCGTCTCATTGCGCAGAAGCCTGTTCTGCTGGCTATGGAGCAGGACGTTGCGAAAGTGTCGAATTTCGGCGTGCCCTTGCTTGATTCCATCCGCGAAGCCAAGTCGGACGTCCAGTCGATGCGCAACGGATTCCTGAACGCCGCGCTGACCGGCGAGGCGGAGAGCTATGAGCGCGCGCAAGAGTTCGGCGCCAAGTTCGAGCAGACCGCCGAAGCGGCCCTCAACTTTTCCAACGAGCTTGGATTGACGGAAATTTCCAAAGGCCTCGAGGAATTGATGGGCGAATTGCCGCATATGATTCCGCTGGGCCAGGAAATGGCCGAAACCTTCCGCGGCAACAAGGTCCGTGGCGGCGAACTGCTTGAACAGTTCAGTCAGGGCAGCGAGGGCATCATCCTCAAGCTGGATGAATTGGCATCTCAAATCCAAGTCGAAACATTCGACCGCATGTCGGATTTGGCCAACAGTTCGGACGACATGAAAAAGATGGGCGATCAGCTTATCTTGACCATGCTGCTGGCAGGCGGCATCGCCCTTCTGATCGCCGGTTCCGGCGGCGCCTACCTTTACTTGATGATCGGTCGCCTATTGCATTACGTCGAAAAGGACATCGACGGGGTGATGGCCAAGGCGCCCGCCGAATCTCTGCACCTGAAGCCGGAACGCAAAGACGAATTCGGAAAGATCGCGCATGCCTTGCGCATCTTCCTGGACAAGTTGAGCGAGATGGACCGCCTGCAGGTCGAGCAGCGCGAAGTGGAACGCCGGGCGGAAGAAAAGCGCGTGAAGGACATGCTGACCATGGCCGACAAGCTGGAACGCGACGTCGGCAAAGTCATCGGCAGCGTCGCTTCGGCGGCTAGCGAAATGCAAAGCACGGCGGAAAACATGTCGTCGGTGGCCAAGGACACCACGCATCGCGCCAACGACGTCGCCCAATCGTCGGAGCGCGCCTCGGCCAATGTGCAGGCGGTGGCCAGCGCCGCCGAGGAATTGTCGGCGTCGATCAACGCCATCGGCCATCAGGTCGAGCAATCTTCGCATATCAGCCAGAACGCGGTGCAAGAGGCCGAACGCGCCGACACCCTGATTCAGGGGCTGGCGGAAGCCGCCAACCGCATTGGCGAGGTGGTCAGCCTGATCAACGACATCGCCTCGCAAACCAATCTGCTGGCCCTGAACGCCACCATCGAAGCCGCGCGCGCAGGCGAGGCCGGCAAGGGATTCGCCGTCGTCGCCAACGAAGTGAAAAATCTGGCCAACCAAACCGCCAAGGCGACCGAGGACATCACCCAACAAATTTCGTCGGTGCAATCGGCCACCAACGACACGGTAGACGCCATCCGCAGCATTGCCAAAACCATCACCCAGATCAACGACATCGCGGCCAGCATCACCAATTCCGTGGAGCAGCAGGGTGCCGCGACCGGCGAAATCGCCCACAATGCCCAACTGGCGGCCATGGGGGCCAGGGACGTTTCGGAACATATCGTCGAAGTTAGCCAGGGCGCCGAAAGCACCGGCACGTCGTCGGAAAGCGTTTTGTCGGCTTCGTCCGAATTGGCCAAGAACGCCGAACGCCTGCGCGGTCAGGTCGATGACTTCCTGCTTCACATCCGCAAGGGATCGGCGGCGTAG
- the ilvC gene encoding ketol-acid reductoisomerase yields the protein MRVYYDRDADLGLIKSKKVAIIGYGSQGHAHALNLRDSGVKELAVGLRPGSASAKKAEGEKLKVMTPDEAAKWADVVMILTPDELQADLYRDHLAPNMKPGAALVFAHGLNIHFKLIEARADIDVFMIAPKGPGHTVRGEYLKGGGVPCLVAVDQNPSGNALEIALSYASAVGGGRSGIIETSFKEECETDLFGEQAVLCGGLTELIKAGYETLTEAGYAPEMAYFECLHEVKLIVDLIYEGGMANMRYSISNTAEYGDYRTGPRLITSETKAEMKRVLEDIQSGRFVRDWVLECKAGQPSFKATRRRNAEHPIEVVGEKLRGMMPWIGKNKLVDKSKN from the coding sequence ATGCGCGTTTATTACGACCGCGACGCTGACCTTGGCCTGATCAAGAGCAAGAAAGTCGCCATCATCGGCTATGGCAGCCAGGGCCACGCCCATGCGTTGAACCTGCGCGATTCCGGCGTCAAGGAGCTGGCCGTCGGCCTGCGCCCCGGTTCCGCTTCCGCCAAGAAGGCCGAGGGCGAGAAGTTGAAGGTCATGACGCCCGACGAAGCCGCCAAGTGGGCCGATGTGGTGATGATCTTGACGCCTGACGAATTGCAGGCCGATCTCTACCGCGACCATCTGGCTCCCAACATGAAGCCGGGCGCTGCGCTGGTTTTCGCCCATGGCCTCAACATCCATTTCAAGCTGATCGAAGCCCGGGCCGACATCGACGTCTTCATGATCGCCCCCAAGGGTCCCGGCCATACTGTGCGTGGTGAGTATCTGAAGGGCGGCGGTGTTCCCTGTTTGGTGGCGGTCGATCAGAATCCTTCCGGCAACGCTCTGGAAATCGCGCTGTCCTACGCTTCGGCCGTCGGCGGCGGTCGCTCGGGCATCATCGAGACCAGCTTCAAAGAAGAGTGCGAGACCGATTTGTTCGGCGAGCAGGCGGTGCTGTGCGGCGGCCTGACCGAACTGATCAAGGCCGGTTACGAAACGCTGACCGAGGCGGGTTACGCCCCCGAGATGGCCTATTTCGAATGCCTGCACGAAGTGAAGCTGATCGTCGATCTGATCTATGAGGGCGGCATGGCCAACATGCGCTACTCGATTTCGAACACCGCCGAGTATGGCGACTATCGCACGGGTCCGCGCCTGATCACCTCCGAGACCAAGGCCGAGATGAAGCGCGTGCTGGAAGACATTCAGTCGGGCCGTTTCGTGCGCGACTGGGTGTTGGAATGCAAGGCCGGTCAGCCCAGCTTCAAGGCGACGCGCCGCAGGAACGCCGAGCATCCGATCGAAGTGGTGGGCGAGAAGCTGCGCGGCATGATGCCCTGGATTGGCAAGAACAAGCTGGTCGACAAGAGCAAGAACTAA
- the ilvN gene encoding acetolactate synthase small subunit yields MTGKHHPHKHRHTIAVLVDNEPGVLARVIGLFSGRGYNIESLTVAEVAARENLSRITIVTSGTAQIVEQIKAQLSRLVPVHKVVDLTKDGPAVERELALVKVVGIGEKRVESLRIADIFRARTVDATNESFVFEIVGRSDKIDAFINLMEPLGLVDVSRTGVVAIARGTQPL; encoded by the coding sequence ATCCGCACAAGCATCGCCATACCATCGCCGTTCTGGTCGACAACGAGCCGGGCGTTCTGGCCCGCGTGATCGGCCTGTTTTCGGGGCGCGGCTACAATATCGAAAGTTTGACGGTGGCCGAAGTGGCGGCGCGCGAGAATCTGTCGCGCATCACCATCGTCACATCCGGCACGGCGCAGATCGTCGAGCAGATCAAGGCGCAGTTGTCGCGTCTGGTGCCGGTTCACAAGGTGGTCGATCTGACCAAGGACGGACCGGCGGTCGAACGCGAACTGGCCTTGGTGAAAGTGGTGGGCATTGGCGAGAAGCGGGTCGAATCCTTGCGCATCGCCGATATTTTCCGCGCCCGCACGGTGGACGCCACCAACGAATCCTTTGTCTTCGAAATCGTGGGCCGATCCGACAAGATCGACGCCTTCATCAATCTCATGGAGCCTTTGGGCTTGGTCGACGTGTCGCGTACCGGCGTCGTCGCCATCGCCCGTGGAACGCAACCGCTTTAA